The Saxibacter everestensis genome has a window encoding:
- a CDS encoding 4a-hydroxytetrahydrobiopterin dehydratase, whose amino-acid sequence MENLTNQQIIDARLDDWRKLAQALHARFLTDDFVTGLRFVTVVAEAAEAAGHHPDVTLTYPLVDLKLISHDVGSITQRDVDLARQISEIAREQGISAEPTAVTQFELALDTADLADVGPFWAAVLTGSVDALTADEVRDATGRVPSLWFQGTEAHEIPRQRFHVDLWVPHDVADERIAAAVAAGGRVVDDEQAPSFVVLADPEGNKVCVCTILDR is encoded by the coding sequence GTGGAAAACCTCACCAATCAGCAGATCATTGACGCTCGCCTGGACGATTGGCGCAAGCTCGCCCAGGCCCTGCATGCCCGGTTCTTGACCGACGATTTCGTCACCGGCCTTCGCTTCGTCACGGTCGTAGCCGAGGCCGCCGAAGCTGCCGGCCACCATCCTGATGTGACGCTGACCTACCCGTTGGTGGATCTGAAGCTGATCAGTCACGATGTCGGCTCGATCACCCAGCGAGACGTCGATCTCGCACGGCAGATCAGCGAAATCGCCCGCGAGCAGGGAATCTCTGCCGAACCGACCGCGGTGACCCAGTTCGAGTTAGCACTGGACACCGCAGATCTCGCCGACGTCGGGCCGTTCTGGGCCGCAGTGCTCACCGGGAGCGTCGACGCTCTGACCGCAGATGAGGTTCGCGACGCCACTGGAAGGGTCCCCTCTCTCTGGTTCCAGGGCACCGAAGCACACGAGATCCCGCGCCAGCGTTTCCATGTCGATCTGTGGGTGCCGCACGACGTAGCCGATGAGCGAATTGCGGCCGCGGTTGCCGCCGGCGGCCGGGTGGTCGACGACGAACAGGCACCGTCCTTCGTCGTCCTCGCCGACCCCGAGGGAAACAAAGTTTGTGTTTGCACGATTCTGGATCGTTAA
- a CDS encoding TIGR03621 family F420-dependent LLM class oxidoreductase: MGLIDFSVQAQSTSRADWLSLARRAEQDGYVRLYGADHPGLSVSPVPALASAAAVTSDLAVGALVMNTGVHEPFDIAADVASLQLLSGGRAVLGLGAGHTPAEWAHIGRDYPSADARISRLFEVADVVRELLSGAAVDFAGEHITVQGRLEIADGQPRVPLLIGGNGRRLLRYAARHADIIGMTGLGRTLADGHSHQVQWTPAQIDERVELITDATPAGRQPIREALVQTVRLTDDAEAVAAQLISEFGAETLTPQQVLDSPYALIGTPEEIVTNLRRQAKDRGITAFVVRADTLDQMRPIREAMVRNHDA; this comes from the coding sequence ATGGGTTTAATTGATTTCTCCGTTCAGGCACAATCGACTTCCAGGGCCGACTGGCTCAGCCTTGCCCGTCGGGCCGAACAGGACGGTTATGTGCGGTTGTACGGCGCGGACCACCCCGGCCTTTCGGTATCGCCCGTGCCCGCACTGGCCTCTGCTGCCGCGGTCACTTCCGATCTGGCGGTCGGCGCGCTGGTAATGAATACCGGCGTCCACGAACCGTTCGATATCGCCGCGGACGTGGCGAGTCTGCAGCTGCTGTCCGGCGGACGCGCGGTGCTGGGACTCGGCGCCGGCCATACGCCAGCCGAATGGGCGCACATCGGTCGCGACTACCCGTCAGCGGATGCACGCATCTCGCGGCTGTTTGAGGTTGCCGATGTCGTCCGGGAGCTGCTGAGCGGGGCGGCGGTGGACTTTGCCGGTGAGCACATCACAGTCCAGGGCAGGCTCGAGATCGCGGATGGCCAACCGCGCGTGCCGCTTCTGATCGGCGGAAATGGCAGGCGCTTGCTTCGCTACGCGGCTCGTCATGCCGACATCATCGGCATGACAGGTTTGGGTAGAACCCTTGCAGACGGCCATTCCCATCAGGTGCAGTGGACACCGGCCCAGATCGATGAGCGGGTCGAGCTGATTACCGATGCCACGCCGGCAGGTCGACAGCCGATCCGCGAAGCGCTGGTTCAGACAGTCCGGTTAACCGATGACGCAGAAGCCGTCGCCGCACAGCTGATTTCGGAGTTCGGGGCCGAAACTCTGACCCCACAACAAGTCCTCGATTCGCCATACGCGTTAATCGGGACCCCGGAAGAAATCGTGACCAATCTTCGGCGGCAGGCCAAAGACCGTGGCATAACCGCTTTCGTGGTGCGAGCGGACACTCTGGATCAAATGAGGCCGATCCGAGAGGCGATGGTGCGAAATCACGACGCTTGA
- a CDS encoding NAD(P)H-binding protein produces the protein MKIVVTTPTGNVGSHVVPLLVQAGALPTVLVRDSAKLSDHVRKSCDVVEVDQGDVDGVIRATAGADALFWVDPPTDDDDPIAGHARMGESAARAVRENGIGRVVFQSSGGAEARHGFGEIDGLARTEELLDDTPASVTHLRCGYFFTNLLMDIDGLRNGVLTTTLPIEQRIPWVAPRDIAAVAAARLLSEGWHGRVSQGVYGPVDLSFAEVAEIVGNAIGRNVVADQITDEQAAEPLRGFGLSEAQVEAIVGMSRGLRGGYVPESPRDITSTTPTTLGSWAYETLRPVISG, from the coding sequence ATGAAGATCGTTGTCACCACGCCGACAGGAAACGTGGGTTCACACGTCGTGCCGTTGCTCGTTCAGGCCGGCGCTCTTCCGACCGTGCTCGTCCGCGACAGCGCGAAACTTTCCGATCACGTCCGGAAGAGCTGTGATGTTGTAGAAGTCGATCAGGGCGACGTCGATGGTGTGATCCGGGCAACGGCAGGCGCGGACGCATTGTTCTGGGTCGACCCGCCGACCGATGACGATGACCCCATCGCCGGCCACGCCCGGATGGGGGAAAGCGCGGCTCGCGCAGTGCGGGAGAACGGCATCGGCCGCGTCGTCTTCCAAAGCAGCGGCGGGGCGGAGGCGCGACACGGGTTCGGTGAGATCGATGGGCTTGCCCGCACCGAGGAACTTCTCGATGACACCCCTGCATCGGTGACGCATCTTCGATGTGGTTACTTCTTCACAAATCTGCTGATGGACATCGACGGTCTGCGCAACGGCGTCCTAACCACAACGCTGCCAATCGAGCAGCGCATTCCGTGGGTGGCCCCACGCGATATCGCGGCGGTCGCTGCTGCCCGGCTCCTTTCCGAGGGCTGGCATGGCCGGGTGTCCCAGGGGGTTTACGGACCAGTGGATCTGTCGTTCGCTGAGGTGGCCGAGATTGTGGGTAATGCCATTGGCCGCAATGTCGTGGCCGACCAGATCACCGACGAGCAAGCCGCCGAACCGCTTCGGGGTTTCGGACTCAGTGAAGCCCAGGTCGAGGCGATCGTGGGGATGTCTCGAGGTCTTCGCGGCGGTTACGTGCCGGAGAGCCCGCGCGACATCACTTCGACAACGCCCACCACCCTCGGCTCCTGGGCGTACGAAACCCTGCGCCCGGTCATCTCCGGCTAG
- a CDS encoding Clp protease N-terminal domain-containing protein — protein sequence MNEKMEPTPRYRRMLAAAEEEAIRRGHGYVGVEHMMLAITSDPDSVAAAALSQSTSLTQVRDDLMRILDSPGYSTPGPPISFTG from the coding sequence ATGAACGAGAAAATGGAGCCCACCCCTCGATACAGGCGGATGCTGGCGGCAGCGGAAGAGGAGGCCATCCGTCGTGGTCACGGTTACGTCGGAGTCGAGCACATGATGCTGGCCATTACGAGCGACCCGGATTCGGTTGCGGCTGCTGCGTTGTCGCAGTCGACATCGCTTACCCAAGTTCGAGACGACCTGATGAGAATCCTCGATTCTCCTGGATACAGCACACCAGGTCCGCCGATCAGTTTTACTGGATAG
- a CDS encoding RES family NAD+ phosphorylase — MVKLPREPRVPLSHEPADLITLGTDTLLWRLHATTGTYTLPWDRLRFYGPTPSRFDPQLEPPGPSERGVTYASTEIVTVLAEAFQATRAIDAVTAGPHLTGWSPARSLTLLDLTGDWPLRHGASQALTSGIKSSCRAWARAIYDAFPEIDGLWSRSSLRDGTVVALWTPAADSFPAAPTFSRPLSAPGLRERIWACAKTIGYDVLA, encoded by the coding sequence GTGGTGAAGCTGCCGCGCGAACCGCGCGTTCCGCTCAGCCATGAACCAGCTGACCTGATCACCCTCGGCACCGACACGCTGCTGTGGAGGCTGCACGCCACCACCGGCACATACACGCTGCCGTGGGACCGACTGCGCTTCTACGGCCCCACTCCGTCCCGGTTCGACCCGCAACTCGAGCCGCCAGGACCGAGCGAACGCGGGGTAACCTACGCCAGCACCGAGATTGTCACCGTCCTGGCCGAGGCATTCCAGGCGACGCGGGCCATCGACGCCGTAACCGCTGGACCGCACCTGACCGGGTGGTCGCCCGCCCGATCGCTGACCCTGCTGGACCTAACCGGCGACTGGCCGCTACGCCACGGCGCCTCTCAGGCCCTCACCAGCGGCATCAAGTCATCATGCCGGGCGTGGGCCCGGGCCATCTACGACGCATTCCCCGAGATAGACGGACTGTGGTCACGCTCGTCGCTCCGGGACGGGACCGTCGTGGCGCTCTGGACCCCGGCGGCCGACTCCTTTCCGGCCGCGCCGACGTTTTCCCGGCCACTATCTGCTCCCGGACTCCGGGAGCGGATCTGGGCGTGCGCGAAGACGATCGGTTACGACGTTCTCGCCTGA